The following proteins are encoded in a genomic region of Hippocampus zosterae strain Florida chromosome 2, ASM2543408v3, whole genome shotgun sequence:
- the lrrfip1b gene encoding uncharacterized protein lrrfip1b isoform X8, translating to MGTQGAGRKRLPNLEKLTAEDDALNQIAREAEARLAARRTARAEAREIRMKELEKQHKERYYGLDYKWGYIEQWMEDGERYSRHARRLASLSDDEERMSVGSRGSLKPSDYSSFLGSGSRASSRASSARASPVVEERPDRDFLDRGSRTALNLSAATLSSLGGASSRRGSCDTSVSVEMEASIREMKDSVAEAEEKYRRAMVSNAQLHNDKSTLMYQVETLREELSDMEELLWEARRHADERTKAYERERDSHVVLQFQFKEMKETMRRSEDLLMKYGEVISPEVATDGGPRLDGAKDEVGESVASLLANEVPASGESMLGTGGDMTSRHCQINKPPQALGFSSADRHSRASLVSREARAGRQTNRMRTLPARLGRSCVPANGAIARRAATQSGNSVPELTFTPKVKSSFGSLKNAQPSSKRRNGPSKWKKSISGVCRTSVGKVHKSGPSASDLILDQKNIRSGNSAERQKTDHITLKQADFHRSPGQAEPPCSASLTRDFEDCPATTEQKAVTNVSEKYETPHEETDHPNMTDFVFVESSFGQDALSPEDFLPKWPGSSPTAAGCKFRSFVEELKVMAAPEWLLLKLPEGKLFEERPSGHILETNVQAGHEPSVADVDSCEEVHEEMEQ from the exons ATGGGGACTCAAGGAGCCGGCAGAAAGAGGCTGCCCAACCTGGAGAAGCTGACCGCAGAGGACGATGCTCTCAACCAGATCGCCCGGGAG gcagaagcacgCTTGGCGGCGAGGCGAACGGCGAGGGCGGAGGCCCGAGAGATTCGGATGAAGGAGCTGGAGAAGCAACACAAAGAG AGGTATTATGGTCTGGATTATAAATGGGGTTATATTGAGCAGTGGATG GAGGACGGCGAGCGCTATTCCCGCCACGCGCGGAGACTCGCTTCG CTGTCGGATGATGAAGAGCGGATGTCCGTGGGGAGTCGAGGCAGTCTGAAG CCGTCAGATTACAGCTCATTTCTCGGTTCTGGCTCCCGGGCGTCCTCCAGAGCGAGTTCGGCTCGTGCGAGCCCCGTG GTGGAGGAGAGACCGGACAGAGACTTCCTGGATAGA GGCTCCAGAACAGCGCTGAACCTTTCTGCAGCCACTCTATCTTCCCTGGGTGGAGCGTCATCCCGCAGAGGAAGCTGCGACACGTCGGTCTCCGTCGAGATGGAGGCGTCAATCAGGGAGATGAAG GACTCGGTGGCAGAAGCGGAGGAAAAGTACCGCCGAGCCATGGTTTCAAATGCTCAGCTGCACAACGACAAGTCGACTTTAATGTATCAGGTGGAAACGCTGCGGGAGGAACTGAGCGACATGGAGGAGCTGCTTTGGGAGGCGCGACGGCACGCCGATGAGCGCACAAAG GCATACGAACGTGAGCGCGACAGTCACGTTGTCCTCCAGTTCCAGTTTAAAGAGATGAAAGAGACCATGAGACGAAGTGAAGACCTGCTGATG AAATACGGTGAGGTCATTTCTCCCGAGGTCGCAACCGACGGGGGGCCGAGATTGGACGGCGCTAAGGATGAAGTCGGCGAGAGCGTTGCATCCCTGTTGGCGAACGAAGTCCCTGCGAGCGGAGAGAGCATGCTGG GCACCGGTGGAGACATGACATCTCGCCATTGCCAGATAAATAAACCCCCACAGGCGCTCGGCTTCAGCTCGGCTGACAGGCACTCGCGGGCTTCGCTCGTGAGCCGAGAGGCCCGTGCGGGAAGACAAACAAATCGGATGAGGACGTTGCCCGCCCGACTCGGACGAAGCTGCGTGCCCGCGAACGGAGCGATCGCAAGACGAGCAGCGACGCAAAGTGGAAACTCTGTCCCTGAATTGACTTTTACACCCAAAGTCAAGTCGTCTTTCGGGTCGCTGAAAAATGCCCAACCGTCCTCCAAACGGCGCAACGGTCcgtcaaaatggaaaaagtccATCTCTGGTGTTTGTCGAACTTCCGTTGGAAAGGTCCACAAATCAGGTCCGTCTGCCTCGGACTTGATCTTGGACCAAAAGAACATCAGATCCGGGAACTCGGCTGAGCGGCAGAAGACGGATCACATTACCTTGAAGCAAGCTGACTTTCACCGCTCGCCAGGCCAGGCTGAACCACCTTGCTCGGCCAGTCTCACACGAGACTTTGAGGATTGTCCTGCAACCACGGAGCAAAAAGCCGTTACAAATGTCTCAGAGAAATACGAAACGCCGCACGAAGAAACGGATCATCCAAACATGActgactttgtttttgtggaatCGTCCTTTGGTCAGGACGCCCTTTCTCCCGAAGACTTCCTGCCAAAGTGGCCAGGATCTTCGCCCACCGCTGCCGGTTGCAAGTTCAGAAGCTTTGTTGAGGAACTCAAGGTCATGGCGGCTCCCGAATGGCTGCTGCTGAAACTCCCGGAAGGAAAACTCTTTGAGGAGCGACCCTCCGGCCACATTCTGGAGACTAATGTGCAAGCCGGCCACGAGCCTTCCGTGGCCGACGTGGACAGTTGTGAGGAAGTCCACGAGGAGATGGAGCAATAA
- the lrrfip1b gene encoding uncharacterized protein lrrfip1b isoform X3: protein MGTQGAGRKRLPNLEKLTAEDDALNQIAREAEARLAARRTARAEAREIRMKELEKQHKERYYGLDYKWGYIEQWMEDGERYSRHARRLASLSDDEERMSVGSRGSLKVEERPDRDFLDRGSRTALNLSAATLSSLGGASSRRGSCDTSVSVEMEASIREMKDSVAEAEEKYRRAMVSNAQLHNDKSTLMYQVETLREELSDMEELLWEARRHADERTKAYERERDSHVVLQFQFKEMKETMRRSEDLLMEVSKLREQTHAYSQEVSDLQEALQWKERKIAALERQREISDVIQIERDQLRVEVLSLRDVVKKYGEVISPEVATDGGPRLDGAKDEVGESVASLLANEVPASGESMLGTGGDMTSRHCQINKPPQALGFSSADRHSRASLVSREARAGRQTNRMRTLPARLGRSCVPANGAIARRAATQSGNSVPELTFTPKVKSSFGSLKNAQPSSKRRNGPSKWKKSISGVCRTSVGKVHKSGPSASDLILDQKNIRSGNSAERQKTDHITLKQADFHRSPGQAEPPCSASLTRDFEDCPATTEQKAVTNVSEKYETPHEETDHPNMTDFVFVESSFGQDALSPEDFLPKWPGSSPTAAGCKFRSFVEELKVMAAPEWLLLKLPEGKLFEERPSGHILETNVQAGHEPSVADVDSCEEVHEEMEQ, encoded by the exons ATGGGGACTCAAGGAGCCGGCAGAAAGAGGCTGCCCAACCTGGAGAAGCTGACCGCAGAGGACGATGCTCTCAACCAGATCGCCCGGGAG gcagaagcacgCTTGGCGGCGAGGCGAACGGCGAGGGCGGAGGCCCGAGAGATTCGGATGAAGGAGCTGGAGAAGCAACACAAAGAG AGGTATTATGGTCTGGATTATAAATGGGGTTATATTGAGCAGTGGATG GAGGACGGCGAGCGCTATTCCCGCCACGCGCGGAGACTCGCTTCG CTGTCGGATGATGAAGAGCGGATGTCCGTGGGGAGTCGAGGCAGTCTGAAG GTGGAGGAGAGACCGGACAGAGACTTCCTGGATAGA GGCTCCAGAACAGCGCTGAACCTTTCTGCAGCCACTCTATCTTCCCTGGGTGGAGCGTCATCCCGCAGAGGAAGCTGCGACACGTCGGTCTCCGTCGAGATGGAGGCGTCAATCAGGGAGATGAAG GACTCGGTGGCAGAAGCGGAGGAAAAGTACCGCCGAGCCATGGTTTCAAATGCTCAGCTGCACAACGACAAGTCGACTTTAATGTATCAGGTGGAAACGCTGCGGGAGGAACTGAGCGACATGGAGGAGCTGCTTTGGGAGGCGCGACGGCACGCCGATGAGCGCACAAAG GCATACGAACGTGAGCGCGACAGTCACGTTGTCCTCCAGTTCCAGTTTAAAGAGATGAAAGAGACCATGAGACGAAGTGAAGACCTGCTGATG GAAGTGTCAAAGTTACGAGAACAAACGCACGCTTACTCTCAGGAGGTGTCTGACTTGCAGGAGGCTCTGCAGTGGAAGGAAAGGAAGATTGCG gcATTAGAGCGTCAGAGGGAAATCTCTGACGTCATTCAAATCGAGCGCGACCAGCTGAGAGTTGAGGTGCTCAGCCTCCGAGATGTTGTCAAG AAATACGGTGAGGTCATTTCTCCCGAGGTCGCAACCGACGGGGGGCCGAGATTGGACGGCGCTAAGGATGAAGTCGGCGAGAGCGTTGCATCCCTGTTGGCGAACGAAGTCCCTGCGAGCGGAGAGAGCATGCTGG GCACCGGTGGAGACATGACATCTCGCCATTGCCAGATAAATAAACCCCCACAGGCGCTCGGCTTCAGCTCGGCTGACAGGCACTCGCGGGCTTCGCTCGTGAGCCGAGAGGCCCGTGCGGGAAGACAAACAAATCGGATGAGGACGTTGCCCGCCCGACTCGGACGAAGCTGCGTGCCCGCGAACGGAGCGATCGCAAGACGAGCAGCGACGCAAAGTGGAAACTCTGTCCCTGAATTGACTTTTACACCCAAAGTCAAGTCGTCTTTCGGGTCGCTGAAAAATGCCCAACCGTCCTCCAAACGGCGCAACGGTCcgtcaaaatggaaaaagtccATCTCTGGTGTTTGTCGAACTTCCGTTGGAAAGGTCCACAAATCAGGTCCGTCTGCCTCGGACTTGATCTTGGACCAAAAGAACATCAGATCCGGGAACTCGGCTGAGCGGCAGAAGACGGATCACATTACCTTGAAGCAAGCTGACTTTCACCGCTCGCCAGGCCAGGCTGAACCACCTTGCTCGGCCAGTCTCACACGAGACTTTGAGGATTGTCCTGCAACCACGGAGCAAAAAGCCGTTACAAATGTCTCAGAGAAATACGAAACGCCGCACGAAGAAACGGATCATCCAAACATGActgactttgtttttgtggaatCGTCCTTTGGTCAGGACGCCCTTTCTCCCGAAGACTTCCTGCCAAAGTGGCCAGGATCTTCGCCCACCGCTGCCGGTTGCAAGTTCAGAAGCTTTGTTGAGGAACTCAAGGTCATGGCGGCTCCCGAATGGCTGCTGCTGAAACTCCCGGAAGGAAAACTCTTTGAGGAGCGACCCTCCGGCCACATTCTGGAGACTAATGTGCAAGCCGGCCACGAGCCTTCCGTGGCCGACGTGGACAGTTGTGAGGAAGTCCACGAGGAGATGGAGCAATAA
- the lrrfip1b gene encoding leucine-rich repeat flightless-interacting protein 2 isoform X1, protein MGTQGAGRKRLPNLEKLTAEDDALNQIAREAEARLAARRTARAEAREIRMKELEKQHKERYYGLDYKWGYIEQWMEDGERYSRHARRLASLSDDEERMSVGSRGSLKPSDYSSFLGSGSRASSRASSARASPVVEERPDRDFLDRGSRTALNLSAATLSSLGGASSRRGSCDTSVSVEMEASIREMKDSVAEAEEKYRRAMVSNAQLHNDKSTLMYQVETLREELSDMEELLWEARRHADERTKAYERERDSHVVLQFQFKEMKETMRRSEDLLMEVSKLREQTHAYSQEVSDLQEALQWKERKIAALERQREISDVIQIERDQLRVEVLSLRDVVKKYGEVISPEVATDGGPRLDGAKDEVGESVASLLANEVPASGESMLGTGGDMTSRHCQINKPPQALGFSSADRHSRASLVSREARAGRQTNRMRTLPARLGRSCVPANGAIARRAATQSGNSVPELTFTPKVKSSFGSLKNAQPSSKRRNGPSKWKKSISGVCRTSVGKVHKSGPSASDLILDQKNIRSGNSAERQKTDHITLKQADFHRSPGQAEPPCSASLTRDFEDCPATTEQKAVTNVSEKYETPHEETDHPNMTDFVFVESSFGQDALSPEDFLPKWPGSSPTAAGCKFRSFVEELKVMAAPEWLLLKLPEGKLFEERPSGHILETNVQAGHEPSVADVDSCEEVHEEMEQ, encoded by the exons ATGGGGACTCAAGGAGCCGGCAGAAAGAGGCTGCCCAACCTGGAGAAGCTGACCGCAGAGGACGATGCTCTCAACCAGATCGCCCGGGAG gcagaagcacgCTTGGCGGCGAGGCGAACGGCGAGGGCGGAGGCCCGAGAGATTCGGATGAAGGAGCTGGAGAAGCAACACAAAGAG AGGTATTATGGTCTGGATTATAAATGGGGTTATATTGAGCAGTGGATG GAGGACGGCGAGCGCTATTCCCGCCACGCGCGGAGACTCGCTTCG CTGTCGGATGATGAAGAGCGGATGTCCGTGGGGAGTCGAGGCAGTCTGAAG CCGTCAGATTACAGCTCATTTCTCGGTTCTGGCTCCCGGGCGTCCTCCAGAGCGAGTTCGGCTCGTGCGAGCCCCGTG GTGGAGGAGAGACCGGACAGAGACTTCCTGGATAGA GGCTCCAGAACAGCGCTGAACCTTTCTGCAGCCACTCTATCTTCCCTGGGTGGAGCGTCATCCCGCAGAGGAAGCTGCGACACGTCGGTCTCCGTCGAGATGGAGGCGTCAATCAGGGAGATGAAG GACTCGGTGGCAGAAGCGGAGGAAAAGTACCGCCGAGCCATGGTTTCAAATGCTCAGCTGCACAACGACAAGTCGACTTTAATGTATCAGGTGGAAACGCTGCGGGAGGAACTGAGCGACATGGAGGAGCTGCTTTGGGAGGCGCGACGGCACGCCGATGAGCGCACAAAG GCATACGAACGTGAGCGCGACAGTCACGTTGTCCTCCAGTTCCAGTTTAAAGAGATGAAAGAGACCATGAGACGAAGTGAAGACCTGCTGATG GAAGTGTCAAAGTTACGAGAACAAACGCACGCTTACTCTCAGGAGGTGTCTGACTTGCAGGAGGCTCTGCAGTGGAAGGAAAGGAAGATTGCG gcATTAGAGCGTCAGAGGGAAATCTCTGACGTCATTCAAATCGAGCGCGACCAGCTGAGAGTTGAGGTGCTCAGCCTCCGAGATGTTGTCAAG AAATACGGTGAGGTCATTTCTCCCGAGGTCGCAACCGACGGGGGGCCGAGATTGGACGGCGCTAAGGATGAAGTCGGCGAGAGCGTTGCATCCCTGTTGGCGAACGAAGTCCCTGCGAGCGGAGAGAGCATGCTGG GCACCGGTGGAGACATGACATCTCGCCATTGCCAGATAAATAAACCCCCACAGGCGCTCGGCTTCAGCTCGGCTGACAGGCACTCGCGGGCTTCGCTCGTGAGCCGAGAGGCCCGTGCGGGAAGACAAACAAATCGGATGAGGACGTTGCCCGCCCGACTCGGACGAAGCTGCGTGCCCGCGAACGGAGCGATCGCAAGACGAGCAGCGACGCAAAGTGGAAACTCTGTCCCTGAATTGACTTTTACACCCAAAGTCAAGTCGTCTTTCGGGTCGCTGAAAAATGCCCAACCGTCCTCCAAACGGCGCAACGGTCcgtcaaaatggaaaaagtccATCTCTGGTGTTTGTCGAACTTCCGTTGGAAAGGTCCACAAATCAGGTCCGTCTGCCTCGGACTTGATCTTGGACCAAAAGAACATCAGATCCGGGAACTCGGCTGAGCGGCAGAAGACGGATCACATTACCTTGAAGCAAGCTGACTTTCACCGCTCGCCAGGCCAGGCTGAACCACCTTGCTCGGCCAGTCTCACACGAGACTTTGAGGATTGTCCTGCAACCACGGAGCAAAAAGCCGTTACAAATGTCTCAGAGAAATACGAAACGCCGCACGAAGAAACGGATCATCCAAACATGActgactttgtttttgtggaatCGTCCTTTGGTCAGGACGCCCTTTCTCCCGAAGACTTCCTGCCAAAGTGGCCAGGATCTTCGCCCACCGCTGCCGGTTGCAAGTTCAGAAGCTTTGTTGAGGAACTCAAGGTCATGGCGGCTCCCGAATGGCTGCTGCTGAAACTCCCGGAAGGAAAACTCTTTGAGGAGCGACCCTCCGGCCACATTCTGGAGACTAATGTGCAAGCCGGCCACGAGCCTTCCGTGGCCGACGTGGACAGTTGTGAGGAAGTCCACGAGGAGATGGAGCAATAA
- the lrrfip1b gene encoding uncharacterized protein lrrfip1b isoform X4, which translates to MGTQGAGRKRLPNLEKLTAEDDALNQIAREAEARLAARRTARAEAREIRMKELEKQHKELSDDEERMSVGSRGSLKPSDYSSFLGSGSRASSRASSARASPVVEERPDRDFLDRGSRTALNLSAATLSSLGGASSRRGSCDTSVSVEMEASIREMKDSVAEAEEKYRRAMVSNAQLHNDKSTLMYQVETLREELSDMEELLWEARRHADERTKAYERERDSHVVLQFQFKEMKETMRRSEDLLMEVSKLREQTHAYSQEVSDLQEALQWKERKIAALERQREISDVIQIERDQLRVEVLSLRDVVKKYGEVISPEVATDGGPRLDGAKDEVGESVASLLANEVPASGESMLGTGGDMTSRHCQINKPPQALGFSSADRHSRASLVSREARAGRQTNRMRTLPARLGRSCVPANGAIARRAATQSGNSVPELTFTPKVKSSFGSLKNAQPSSKRRNGPSKWKKSISGVCRTSVGKVHKSGPSASDLILDQKNIRSGNSAERQKTDHITLKQADFHRSPGQAEPPCSASLTRDFEDCPATTEQKAVTNVSEKYETPHEETDHPNMTDFVFVESSFGQDALSPEDFLPKWPGSSPTAAGCKFRSFVEELKVMAAPEWLLLKLPEGKLFEERPSGHILETNVQAGHEPSVADVDSCEEVHEEMEQ; encoded by the exons ATGGGGACTCAAGGAGCCGGCAGAAAGAGGCTGCCCAACCTGGAGAAGCTGACCGCAGAGGACGATGCTCTCAACCAGATCGCCCGGGAG gcagaagcacgCTTGGCGGCGAGGCGAACGGCGAGGGCGGAGGCCCGAGAGATTCGGATGAAGGAGCTGGAGAAGCAACACAAAGAG CTGTCGGATGATGAAGAGCGGATGTCCGTGGGGAGTCGAGGCAGTCTGAAG CCGTCAGATTACAGCTCATTTCTCGGTTCTGGCTCCCGGGCGTCCTCCAGAGCGAGTTCGGCTCGTGCGAGCCCCGTG GTGGAGGAGAGACCGGACAGAGACTTCCTGGATAGA GGCTCCAGAACAGCGCTGAACCTTTCTGCAGCCACTCTATCTTCCCTGGGTGGAGCGTCATCCCGCAGAGGAAGCTGCGACACGTCGGTCTCCGTCGAGATGGAGGCGTCAATCAGGGAGATGAAG GACTCGGTGGCAGAAGCGGAGGAAAAGTACCGCCGAGCCATGGTTTCAAATGCTCAGCTGCACAACGACAAGTCGACTTTAATGTATCAGGTGGAAACGCTGCGGGAGGAACTGAGCGACATGGAGGAGCTGCTTTGGGAGGCGCGACGGCACGCCGATGAGCGCACAAAG GCATACGAACGTGAGCGCGACAGTCACGTTGTCCTCCAGTTCCAGTTTAAAGAGATGAAAGAGACCATGAGACGAAGTGAAGACCTGCTGATG GAAGTGTCAAAGTTACGAGAACAAACGCACGCTTACTCTCAGGAGGTGTCTGACTTGCAGGAGGCTCTGCAGTGGAAGGAAAGGAAGATTGCG gcATTAGAGCGTCAGAGGGAAATCTCTGACGTCATTCAAATCGAGCGCGACCAGCTGAGAGTTGAGGTGCTCAGCCTCCGAGATGTTGTCAAG AAATACGGTGAGGTCATTTCTCCCGAGGTCGCAACCGACGGGGGGCCGAGATTGGACGGCGCTAAGGATGAAGTCGGCGAGAGCGTTGCATCCCTGTTGGCGAACGAAGTCCCTGCGAGCGGAGAGAGCATGCTGG GCACCGGTGGAGACATGACATCTCGCCATTGCCAGATAAATAAACCCCCACAGGCGCTCGGCTTCAGCTCGGCTGACAGGCACTCGCGGGCTTCGCTCGTGAGCCGAGAGGCCCGTGCGGGAAGACAAACAAATCGGATGAGGACGTTGCCCGCCCGACTCGGACGAAGCTGCGTGCCCGCGAACGGAGCGATCGCAAGACGAGCAGCGACGCAAAGTGGAAACTCTGTCCCTGAATTGACTTTTACACCCAAAGTCAAGTCGTCTTTCGGGTCGCTGAAAAATGCCCAACCGTCCTCCAAACGGCGCAACGGTCcgtcaaaatggaaaaagtccATCTCTGGTGTTTGTCGAACTTCCGTTGGAAAGGTCCACAAATCAGGTCCGTCTGCCTCGGACTTGATCTTGGACCAAAAGAACATCAGATCCGGGAACTCGGCTGAGCGGCAGAAGACGGATCACATTACCTTGAAGCAAGCTGACTTTCACCGCTCGCCAGGCCAGGCTGAACCACCTTGCTCGGCCAGTCTCACACGAGACTTTGAGGATTGTCCTGCAACCACGGAGCAAAAAGCCGTTACAAATGTCTCAGAGAAATACGAAACGCCGCACGAAGAAACGGATCATCCAAACATGActgactttgtttttgtggaatCGTCCTTTGGTCAGGACGCCCTTTCTCCCGAAGACTTCCTGCCAAAGTGGCCAGGATCTTCGCCCACCGCTGCCGGTTGCAAGTTCAGAAGCTTTGTTGAGGAACTCAAGGTCATGGCGGCTCCCGAATGGCTGCTGCTGAAACTCCCGGAAGGAAAACTCTTTGAGGAGCGACCCTCCGGCCACATTCTGGAGACTAATGTGCAAGCCGGCCACGAGCCTTCCGTGGCCGACGTGGACAGTTGTGAGGAAGTCCACGAGGAGATGGAGCAATAA
- the lrrfip1b gene encoding uncharacterized protein lrrfip1b isoform X6, protein MGTQGAGRKRLPNLEKLTAEDDALNQIAREAEARLAARRTARAEAREIRMKELEKQHKEEDGERYSRHARRLASLSDDEERMSVGSRGSLKVEERPDRDFLDRGSRTALNLSAATLSSLGGASSRRGSCDTSVSVEMEASIREMKDSVAEAEEKYRRAMVSNAQLHNDKSTLMYQVETLREELSDMEELLWEARRHADERTKAYERERDSHVVLQFQFKEMKETMRRSEDLLMEVSKLREQTHAYSQEVSDLQEALQWKERKIAALERQREISDVIQIERDQLRVEVLSLRDVVKKYGEVISPEVATDGGPRLDGAKDEVGESVASLLANEVPASGESMLGTGGDMTSRHCQINKPPQALGFSSADRHSRASLVSREARAGRQTNRMRTLPARLGRSCVPANGAIARRAATQSGNSVPELTFTPKVKSSFGSLKNAQPSSKRRNGPSKWKKSISGVCRTSVGKVHKSGPSASDLILDQKNIRSGNSAERQKTDHITLKQADFHRSPGQAEPPCSASLTRDFEDCPATTEQKAVTNVSEKYETPHEETDHPNMTDFVFVESSFGQDALSPEDFLPKWPGSSPTAAGCKFRSFVEELKVMAAPEWLLLKLPEGKLFEERPSGHILETNVQAGHEPSVADVDSCEEVHEEMEQ, encoded by the exons ATGGGGACTCAAGGAGCCGGCAGAAAGAGGCTGCCCAACCTGGAGAAGCTGACCGCAGAGGACGATGCTCTCAACCAGATCGCCCGGGAG gcagaagcacgCTTGGCGGCGAGGCGAACGGCGAGGGCGGAGGCCCGAGAGATTCGGATGAAGGAGCTGGAGAAGCAACACAAAGAG GAGGACGGCGAGCGCTATTCCCGCCACGCGCGGAGACTCGCTTCG CTGTCGGATGATGAAGAGCGGATGTCCGTGGGGAGTCGAGGCAGTCTGAAG GTGGAGGAGAGACCGGACAGAGACTTCCTGGATAGA GGCTCCAGAACAGCGCTGAACCTTTCTGCAGCCACTCTATCTTCCCTGGGTGGAGCGTCATCCCGCAGAGGAAGCTGCGACACGTCGGTCTCCGTCGAGATGGAGGCGTCAATCAGGGAGATGAAG GACTCGGTGGCAGAAGCGGAGGAAAAGTACCGCCGAGCCATGGTTTCAAATGCTCAGCTGCACAACGACAAGTCGACTTTAATGTATCAGGTGGAAACGCTGCGGGAGGAACTGAGCGACATGGAGGAGCTGCTTTGGGAGGCGCGACGGCACGCCGATGAGCGCACAAAG GCATACGAACGTGAGCGCGACAGTCACGTTGTCCTCCAGTTCCAGTTTAAAGAGATGAAAGAGACCATGAGACGAAGTGAAGACCTGCTGATG GAAGTGTCAAAGTTACGAGAACAAACGCACGCTTACTCTCAGGAGGTGTCTGACTTGCAGGAGGCTCTGCAGTGGAAGGAAAGGAAGATTGCG gcATTAGAGCGTCAGAGGGAAATCTCTGACGTCATTCAAATCGAGCGCGACCAGCTGAGAGTTGAGGTGCTCAGCCTCCGAGATGTTGTCAAG AAATACGGTGAGGTCATTTCTCCCGAGGTCGCAACCGACGGGGGGCCGAGATTGGACGGCGCTAAGGATGAAGTCGGCGAGAGCGTTGCATCCCTGTTGGCGAACGAAGTCCCTGCGAGCGGAGAGAGCATGCTGG GCACCGGTGGAGACATGACATCTCGCCATTGCCAGATAAATAAACCCCCACAGGCGCTCGGCTTCAGCTCGGCTGACAGGCACTCGCGGGCTTCGCTCGTGAGCCGAGAGGCCCGTGCGGGAAGACAAACAAATCGGATGAGGACGTTGCCCGCCCGACTCGGACGAAGCTGCGTGCCCGCGAACGGAGCGATCGCAAGACGAGCAGCGACGCAAAGTGGAAACTCTGTCCCTGAATTGACTTTTACACCCAAAGTCAAGTCGTCTTTCGGGTCGCTGAAAAATGCCCAACCGTCCTCCAAACGGCGCAACGGTCcgtcaaaatggaaaaagtccATCTCTGGTGTTTGTCGAACTTCCGTTGGAAAGGTCCACAAATCAGGTCCGTCTGCCTCGGACTTGATCTTGGACCAAAAGAACATCAGATCCGGGAACTCGGCTGAGCGGCAGAAGACGGATCACATTACCTTGAAGCAAGCTGACTTTCACCGCTCGCCAGGCCAGGCTGAACCACCTTGCTCGGCCAGTCTCACACGAGACTTTGAGGATTGTCCTGCAACCACGGAGCAAAAAGCCGTTACAAATGTCTCAGAGAAATACGAAACGCCGCACGAAGAAACGGATCATCCAAACATGActgactttgtttttgtggaatCGTCCTTTGGTCAGGACGCCCTTTCTCCCGAAGACTTCCTGCCAAAGTGGCCAGGATCTTCGCCCACCGCTGCCGGTTGCAAGTTCAGAAGCTTTGTTGAGGAACTCAAGGTCATGGCGGCTCCCGAATGGCTGCTGCTGAAACTCCCGGAAGGAAAACTCTTTGAGGAGCGACCCTCCGGCCACATTCTGGAGACTAATGTGCAAGCCGGCCACGAGCCTTCCGTGGCCGACGTGGACAGTTGTGAGGAAGTCCACGAGGAGATGGAGCAATAA